One Actinospica robiniae DSM 44927 genomic region harbors:
- a CDS encoding DUF6299 family protein, with the protein MSLSFFFTKAGAVKTARWATVPAIAAGAVALAAGPALAAGSHARVSTTSAVVSHGQVTVNGRYQCAWRSRSEELQVSVSSADRRGRAEATREVRVNCNGSLQTWRLTFASNHRGQQFSPGAVRVDATLWSPQNRYDRASSSRTLIARWI; encoded by the coding sequence ATGAGCTTGTCGTTCTTCTTCACCAAGGCCGGCGCCGTCAAGACCGCTCGCTGGGCGACCGTGCCCGCCATCGCCGCCGGCGCCGTCGCGCTGGCAGCCGGCCCGGCCCTCGCCGCCGGTTCGCACGCCCGCGTCTCCACCACCTCCGCCGTCGTCTCGCACGGGCAGGTCACTGTGAACGGGCGCTACCAGTGCGCGTGGCGCTCGCGGTCCGAGGAACTGCAGGTCTCCGTCAGCAGCGCGGACCGCCGCGGCCGCGCCGAGGCCACCCGCGAGGTGCGGGTGAACTGCAACGGCTCGCTGCAGACCTGGCGTCTCACGTTCGCCTCGAACCACCGCGGCCAGCAGTTCTCGCCCGGCGCGGTGCGGGTGGACGCGACCCTGTGGAGCCCGCAGAACCGCTACGACCGGGCCAGCTCCTCGCGCACCCTCATCGCCCGCTGGATCTGA
- a CDS encoding amidohydrolase — protein MNSTPQAELLFHSGSVFTADGASGPARTAVAVADGRILAVGAQALDLAGPRTERVDLAGRLLVPGFQDSHIHAVFGGLELGRCDLSALKTAEEYLAAIGHYAHAHPEQEWITGGGWSLESFPGGLPTASALDAVVPDRPVFLPNRDHHGAWVNSRALGLAGITRDTPDPADGRIERDGRGEPIGVLQEGAVVLVESLLPKISEQEYDAAFDRAQALLHSLGITGWQDALVGAGIGLPDNFEVYLRAAVSGRLTARVRGALWWERERGAEQIAGLLERRRIGRGAGNGRFDPGSVKIMQDGIIENRTAALNSPYFEPCACRGHGGEPAGESGSGLSFVDPAKLGGYVAELDRLGFQVHFHALGDRAVREALDALEAALAANGGLGHRHHLAHLQVVHPDDVPRFAALGATANIQPLWACHEPQMDELAIPLLGPERAQWQYPFAALRAAGAELAAGSDWPVTSPDPIQGIHVAVNRVAPGEGGAALIPSEKLTLAQALAAYTAGSARVNHVDQAGRIAPGMLADLAVLDRDPFGAPEEEIHEARVTATYVAGQAVFQA, from the coding sequence ATGAACAGCACACCTCAGGCAGAACTGCTCTTCCACTCTGGATCGGTGTTCACCGCGGACGGCGCGTCCGGACCGGCGCGCACGGCAGTGGCGGTGGCGGACGGCCGGATCCTCGCGGTGGGGGCGCAGGCCCTGGATCTGGCCGGCCCGCGCACCGAGCGGGTCGACCTGGCCGGCCGGCTGCTCGTCCCCGGCTTCCAGGACTCGCACATCCACGCGGTCTTCGGCGGCCTCGAACTCGGCCGCTGCGATCTCAGCGCTCTGAAGACGGCCGAGGAGTACCTGGCGGCCATCGGCCACTACGCCCACGCGCATCCGGAGCAGGAGTGGATCACCGGCGGCGGCTGGTCGCTCGAGTCCTTCCCGGGCGGGCTGCCCACGGCCTCGGCCCTCGACGCCGTGGTCCCGGACCGCCCGGTCTTCCTGCCCAACCGCGATCACCACGGCGCGTGGGTCAACAGCCGAGCGCTGGGACTGGCCGGGATCACCCGGGACACGCCGGATCCGGCGGACGGGCGGATCGAGCGGGACGGGCGCGGCGAGCCGATCGGCGTGCTGCAGGAGGGCGCGGTCGTCCTGGTCGAGTCGCTGCTGCCGAAGATCTCGGAGCAGGAGTACGACGCGGCGTTCGACCGGGCGCAGGCGCTGCTGCACTCGCTGGGCATCACCGGCTGGCAGGACGCGCTGGTCGGCGCCGGCATCGGCTTGCCGGACAACTTCGAGGTCTACCTGCGGGCCGCGGTCTCCGGCCGGCTCACCGCACGGGTACGCGGCGCACTGTGGTGGGAACGCGAGCGCGGCGCCGAGCAGATAGCCGGGTTGCTCGAGCGGCGCCGGATCGGGCGCGGTGCCGGAAACGGCCGGTTCGACCCGGGCAGCGTGAAGATCATGCAGGACGGCATCATCGAGAACCGCACCGCCGCCCTCAACTCGCCCTACTTCGAGCCCTGCGCCTGCCGCGGGCACGGAGGGGAGCCGGCCGGCGAGAGCGGCAGCGGTCTGAGCTTCGTCGACCCGGCCAAGCTGGGCGGATACGTGGCCGAACTCGACCGCCTCGGCTTCCAGGTGCACTTCCACGCCCTCGGCGACCGGGCCGTGCGCGAGGCTCTCGACGCGCTCGAGGCGGCGCTCGCGGCCAACGGCGGCCTCGGCCATCGCCACCACCTCGCCCACCTGCAGGTGGTGCACCCCGACGACGTGCCCCGGTTCGCCGCGCTCGGCGCCACGGCCAACATCCAGCCGCTGTGGGCCTGCCACGAACCGCAGATGGACGAGCTCGCCATCCCGCTGCTCGGCCCCGAGCGCGCCCAATGGCAGTATCCGTTCGCGGCGCTGCGCGCCGCCGGAGCCGAGCTCGCCGCCGGCAGCGACTGGCCGGTCACCAGCCCCGACCCGATCCAGGGCATCCACGTCGCGGTCAACCGCGTCGCGCCCGGTGAGGGGGGCGCGGCGCTCATCCCGAGCGAGAAGCTGACGCTCGCTCAGGCGCTCGCGGCGTACACGGCCGGCTCCGCACGGGTCAACCACGTCGACCAGGCCGGCCGGATCGCCCCCGGCATGCTCGCCGACCTCGCCGTGCTCGACCGCGACCCGTTCGGCGCGCCGGAGGAGGAGATCCACGAGGCCCGGGTGACCGCCACGTACGTGGCCGGGCAGGCGGTGTTCCAGGCCTGA
- a CDS encoding APC family permease, translated as MTESPAPDHPEPAPDTAGQARLRPSVGAGATAVIAMANTAPTLSIGIGLGLISLDTGAAVPAMVLLAALPILGIALAFSRLNRVERNLGASYSWVGSALSPWLGFQCGWVNLAGSTLYLAYGSQVCGSMVLTFARECHWTSVFGLELDPGSIALTTVIGVLVLAGLTLLALRGADVVARLQTPMIAFEYLVLIGFCGYAAIRGSHPITLDWFNPFAAPSAKLAATGFILCVYCFWGWDSAFTLTEETRSARDSARAGFGSIFLMLGMFLLAAFGFERYFSLDTMGANGAQLLPYLGTAIAKQPLAALPLLAMLFSSIASLQTGVLPNARGALAMGRDGTLGRAWTRVSPKYGTPAVGSLLIAGIAAVIAVLGIGIGTLNQFVLAMATSVGTLVSGYYGLAGLACAWRFRRDLTAGVRSALVAVVIPAISSLLLLGLGIFLSVSSWQASPDFAFSAENGRFLALVPIAVVAAGIVLSAWAKWGRRSAYFARGAFDGSHSLVVSLTEEESAA; from the coding sequence ATGACCGAGAGCCCCGCGCCCGACCACCCCGAGCCCGCCCCCGACACGGCCGGGCAGGCGCGCCTGCGGCCGAGCGTCGGCGCCGGGGCGACCGCCGTGATCGCCATGGCCAACACCGCCCCCACCCTGAGCATCGGCATCGGGCTCGGCCTGATCAGCCTGGACACCGGCGCCGCGGTCCCGGCGATGGTGCTGCTCGCGGCGCTGCCGATCCTCGGCATCGCGCTCGCCTTCAGCCGGCTCAACCGGGTCGAGCGGAATCTGGGCGCGAGCTACAGCTGGGTCGGCAGTGCGCTGAGCCCTTGGCTCGGCTTCCAGTGCGGCTGGGTGAACCTGGCCGGCTCTACCCTCTACCTCGCCTACGGCAGCCAGGTCTGCGGCTCGATGGTGCTCACCTTCGCCCGCGAATGCCACTGGACCAGCGTCTTCGGCCTCGAGCTCGACCCGGGCTCGATCGCGCTGACCACTGTGATCGGCGTTCTCGTACTGGCCGGGCTGACGCTGCTGGCGCTGCGTGGCGCCGACGTGGTCGCGCGGCTGCAGACCCCGATGATCGCGTTCGAGTACCTGGTGCTGATCGGCTTCTGCGGCTACGCCGCGATCCGCGGCAGCCACCCGATCACGCTGGATTGGTTCAACCCGTTCGCTGCGCCCTCGGCCAAGCTCGCGGCGACCGGCTTCATCCTGTGTGTGTACTGCTTCTGGGGCTGGGACAGCGCGTTCACTCTCACCGAGGAGACCCGCAGCGCCCGCGACTCGGCCCGGGCCGGCTTCGGCTCGATCTTCCTGATGCTCGGCATGTTCCTGCTCGCGGCCTTCGGCTTCGAGCGCTACTTCTCACTGGACACGATGGGCGCGAACGGCGCGCAGCTGCTGCCCTACCTCGGCACCGCGATCGCCAAGCAGCCGCTGGCCGCGCTGCCGCTGCTGGCCATGCTCTTCTCCTCCATCGCCTCGCTGCAGACCGGCGTGCTGCCCAACGCCCGCGGCGCGCTGGCCATGGGCCGCGACGGCACGCTCGGGCGCGCCTGGACCCGGGTGAGCCCGAAGTACGGCACGCCGGCCGTCGGCAGCCTGCTGATCGCGGGCATCGCCGCCGTCATCGCGGTCCTCGGCATCGGCATCGGCACGCTCAACCAGTTCGTGCTGGCGATGGCGACCTCGGTCGGCACGCTCGTCTCCGGCTACTACGGCCTGGCCGGGCTGGCCTGCGCCTGGCGCTTCCGCCGCGATCTGACCGCCGGGGTCAGGAGCGCGCTGGTCGCGGTCGTGATCCCCGCGATCAGCTCCCTGCTTCTGCTCGGACTCGGGATCTTCCTGTCCGTCAGCAGTTGGCAGGCCAGCCCCGACTTCGCGTTCAGCGCCGAGAACGGCCGGTTCCTCGCGCTCGTGCCGATCGCGGTCGTGGCGGCCGGGATCGTGCTGTCGGCCTGGGCCAAGTGGGGTCGGCGGTCCGCCTACTTCGCGCGCGGCGCCTTCGACGGTTCGCATAGCCTCGTGGTCTCGTTGACGGAAGAAGAAAGCGCGGCATGA
- a CDS encoding NAD(+) synthase codes for MNFWSIYQHGFARVAACTGHTAIADPLANAAAVVRLARSCAQEGVALAVFPEMCLTGYSIEDLLLQDVVLDEVETALGEVVAGSAQLLPVIVLGAPLRHRNRVYNCAVFVHRGRILGVVPKSYPPNYREFYERRQIASGEDERGGQILLGGANVPFGVDLLFEAQDVPGLVVAAEVCEDMWVPIPPSAEAALAGASVLVNLSGSPITVGRAEDRKLLCRSASARCLAAYVYSAAGLGESSTDLSWDGQTMIYENGTLLAETDRFPTGDQYAVADVDLDLLRQERARMGTFDENRRTHRARTDYRRIDFELDPPVTDLGLRREVDRFPFVPADPDRLALDCYEAYNIQVAALQQRLAAIGGPKVVIGISGGLDSTHALIVAARAMDRAGRPRSDILAYTMPGFATGDHTKGNAHKLMSVLGVTAHELDITSTARLMLQEMGHPFAGGEPVYDVTFENVQAGLRTDYLFRLANQHGGIVLGTGDLSELALGWCTYGVGDQMSHYNVNSGVPKTLIQHLIRWVVSSGQFDPEADETLTAILDTEISPELVPGEELQSTEDRIGPYALHDFTLFYVLRHGFRPSKIAFLAWHAWHDADAGAWPPGFPAAKRAAYDLPVIRHWLEYFCRRFFGFAQFKRSAMPNGPKVLAGGSLSPRGDWRAPSDGSADAWLRELDRVVPSDPASGRSE; via the coding sequence TTGAACTTCTGGTCCATTTATCAGCATGGCTTCGCGCGCGTCGCGGCGTGCACCGGCCACACCGCGATAGCCGACCCGCTCGCCAACGCGGCGGCCGTGGTGCGGCTGGCGCGCAGCTGCGCGCAGGAGGGCGTCGCGCTCGCGGTCTTCCCCGAGATGTGCCTGACCGGGTACTCGATCGAGGACCTGCTGCTGCAGGACGTCGTGCTCGACGAGGTCGAGACGGCGCTCGGCGAGGTGGTGGCCGGCTCGGCGCAGCTGCTGCCGGTGATCGTGCTCGGGGCGCCGCTGCGGCACCGCAACCGCGTCTACAACTGCGCCGTCTTCGTCCACCGGGGCCGGATCCTCGGCGTCGTGCCCAAGTCCTACCCGCCGAACTACCGGGAGTTCTACGAGCGCCGGCAGATCGCCTCGGGCGAGGACGAGCGCGGCGGGCAGATCCTGCTCGGCGGCGCGAACGTGCCGTTCGGCGTGGACCTGCTCTTCGAGGCGCAGGACGTGCCCGGCCTGGTGGTCGCCGCAGAGGTCTGCGAGGACATGTGGGTGCCGATCCCGCCGAGCGCCGAGGCCGCGCTGGCCGGCGCGAGCGTGCTGGTCAACCTGTCCGGCAGCCCGATCACGGTCGGGCGGGCCGAGGATCGCAAGCTGCTGTGCCGCTCCGCGTCCGCGCGGTGCCTGGCCGCCTACGTCTACTCCGCGGCCGGGCTGGGCGAGTCGAGCACCGATCTGTCCTGGGACGGCCAGACGATGATCTACGAGAACGGCACGCTGCTCGCCGAGACCGACCGGTTCCCGACCGGCGACCAGTACGCCGTCGCGGACGTCGACCTGGACCTGCTGCGCCAGGAACGGGCGCGGATGGGCACCTTCGACGAGAACCGCCGGACGCACCGGGCCCGGACCGACTACCGCCGCATCGACTTCGAGCTCGACCCGCCGGTCACCGACCTGGGGCTGCGCCGCGAGGTGGACCGGTTCCCGTTCGTGCCCGCGGACCCGGACCGGCTCGCCCTGGACTGTTACGAGGCCTACAACATCCAGGTCGCCGCGCTGCAGCAGCGGCTCGCCGCGATCGGCGGCCCGAAGGTGGTCATCGGCATCTCCGGCGGCCTCGACTCCACCCACGCGCTGATCGTCGCCGCGCGGGCGATGGACCGGGCAGGCCGGCCGCGCAGCGACATCCTGGCCTACACCATGCCCGGCTTCGCGACCGGGGACCACACCAAGGGCAACGCGCACAAGCTGATGAGCGTTCTCGGCGTCACCGCGCACGAGCTCGACATCACTTCCACCGCTCGGCTGATGCTGCAGGAGATGGGCCACCCGTTCGCGGGCGGCGAGCCGGTGTACGACGTCACCTTCGAGAACGTCCAGGCCGGGCTGCGCACGGACTACCTGTTCCGGCTGGCCAACCAGCACGGCGGGATCGTGCTAGGCACCGGCGACCTGTCCGAGCTGGCGCTCGGCTGGTGCACCTACGGCGTGGGCGACCAGATGAGCCACTACAACGTGAACTCGGGCGTGCCCAAGACGCTGATCCAGCACCTGATCCGATGGGTCGTCAGCAGCGGCCAGTTCGATCCGGAGGCGGACGAGACCCTCACCGCGATCCTGGACACCGAGATCAGCCCGGAACTGGTGCCGGGGGAGGAGCTGCAGTCCACTGAGGACCGGATCGGGCCCTACGCGCTGCACGACTTCACCCTCTTCTACGTGCTGCGCCACGGGTTCCGGCCCTCGAAGATCGCCTTCCTGGCCTGGCACGCCTGGCACGACGCGGACGCCGGGGCGTGGCCGCCGGGCTTCCCCGCGGCCAAGCGGGCGGCCTACGACCTGCCGGTGATCCGGCACTGGCTCGAGTACTTCTGCCGCCGCTTCTTCGGCTTCGCCCAGTTCAAGCGCTCGGCCATGCCCAACGGGCCGAAGGTGCTGGCCGGCGGCTCGCTCTCGCCGCGCGGGGACTGGCGCGCGCCCTCGGACGGCTCGGCGGACGCCTGGCTGCGCGAACTCGACCGGGTCGTGCCGAGCGACCCGGCGTCCGGAAGGTCAGAATAG
- the trpS gene encoding tryptophan--tRNA ligase, giving the protein MSAIATTTPAAPISISAAQARSSDLEELISADPGQFRILTGDRPTGRLHLGHYFGTLHNRVRLQDLGVETYVLIADYQVLTDRDVADNLTEYVEELVLDYLAIGIDPARSTIFTHSAVPALNQLMLPFLSLVSIAELERNPTVKDEIAHSRQAAVSGLMYTYPVHQAADILFCKANLVPVGRDQLPHVELTRTVARRFNERYGVVFPRPDVLLSNAPLLLGTDGTKMSKSRGNAIALAADADETARLIKGATTDVERHITYDPVARPQVASLLLLAALCQDRAPEAVAEEIGSAGAAALKRTVTDAVNSYLAPIRARRAEYAEDRGYLRQILRAGNERANAVADATLVEVRQAMDALY; this is encoded by the coding sequence ATGTCCGCCATCGCCACTACCACTCCCGCCGCGCCCATCTCCATCTCCGCGGCGCAGGCGCGCAGCAGTGATCTGGAAGAGCTGATCAGCGCCGACCCGGGGCAGTTCCGCATCCTCACCGGCGACCGGCCCACCGGCCGGCTGCACCTCGGCCACTACTTCGGCACGCTGCACAACCGCGTCCGGCTGCAGGACCTCGGCGTGGAGACGTACGTGCTCATCGCCGACTACCAGGTGCTGACCGACCGCGACGTCGCCGACAACCTGACCGAGTACGTCGAGGAACTGGTGCTCGACTACCTCGCCATCGGCATCGACCCGGCGCGCAGCACGATCTTCACGCACAGCGCCGTGCCCGCGCTCAACCAGCTGATGCTGCCGTTCCTCAGCCTGGTGTCCATCGCCGAACTCGAACGCAACCCGACCGTCAAGGACGAGATCGCCCACTCGCGCCAAGCCGCGGTCAGCGGCCTGATGTACACCTACCCCGTCCATCAGGCCGCCGACATCCTGTTCTGCAAGGCCAACCTGGTGCCGGTCGGCCGCGACCAGCTTCCGCACGTCGAGCTCACCCGGACCGTGGCCCGGCGCTTCAACGAGCGCTACGGCGTCGTCTTCCCGCGGCCCGACGTGCTGCTGTCCAACGCGCCGCTGCTGCTCGGCACCGACGGGACGAAGATGAGCAAGAGCCGGGGCAACGCGATCGCCCTCGCCGCCGACGCGGACGAGACGGCCCGCCTGATCAAGGGCGCCACGACCGACGTCGAGCGCCACATCACCTACGACCCGGTCGCGCGGCCCCAGGTCGCGTCGCTTCTCCTGCTGGCAGCCCTCTGTCAGGACCGCGCTCCGGAAGCCGTCGCCGAGGAGATCGGCTCAGCCGGAGCCGCGGCGCTGAAAAGGACGGTCACCGACGCCGTCAACAGCTACCTCGCGCCGATCCGCGCCCGCCGTGCCGAGTACGCCGAGGACCGCGGCTACCTCCGGCAGATCCTGCGCGCGGGCAACGAACGGGCGAACGCCGTCGCCGACGCCACGCTCGTCGAAGTCCGCCAGGCCATGGACGCCCTCTATTAG
- a CDS encoding class I SAM-dependent methyltransferase, which translates to MSAATSDLSRDPYGDRRRTSHERLAGQPWEASYLGEPAPWDIGRPQPAVARVVADGGFTGTVLDVGCGTGENSLHIAATGLDVLGVDVAPTALAIARAKSEARGIPARFATADAFRLQRLGSTFDTVLDCGLFHTFDEDERRDYVASLALVTAPEGTLHVLCFSDEGPEPGPHPVGRAEFDVSFNAESGWRIEALESTRIQTRFHGEDGAPAWLATIERIA; encoded by the coding sequence GTGTCCGCAGCAACGAGCGACCTGTCCCGCGATCCCTACGGCGACCGGCGGCGCACCAGCCACGAGCGGCTCGCCGGGCAGCCCTGGGAGGCCTCCTACCTGGGCGAACCCGCGCCCTGGGACATCGGCAGGCCGCAGCCGGCCGTCGCGCGGGTGGTGGCGGACGGCGGGTTCACCGGGACGGTGCTCGACGTCGGCTGCGGGACCGGCGAGAACAGCCTGCACATCGCCGCCACCGGCCTCGACGTGCTCGGCGTGGACGTCGCGCCCACCGCGCTGGCCATAGCCCGGGCCAAGTCCGAAGCCCGCGGCATCCCGGCCCGCTTCGCGACCGCCGACGCGTTCCGGCTCCAGCGCCTCGGCAGCACCTTCGACACCGTGCTCGACTGCGGGCTCTTTCACACCTTCGACGAGGACGAGCGCCGGGACTACGTCGCCAGCCTCGCCCTGGTGACCGCGCCCGAGGGGACGCTGCACGTGCTCTGCTTCAGCGACGAGGGCCCCGAGCCCGGCCCGCACCCGGTGGGCCGCGCCGAGTTCGACGTCTCGTTCAACGCGGAGTCCGGCTGGCGGATCGAAGCGCTCGAGAGCACGCGCATCCAGACCCGCTTCCATGGCGAAGACGGCGCTCCCGCGTGGCTGGCGACCATCGAACGAATCGCGTAA
- a CDS encoding GAP family protein, with protein sequence MLWEAVLAALIAGFAPWTLLIVATLLSRERPMHHALIFLATAAAITLLVGFLVVEALGNTDLENRHQHHSVSPAIDLGLGIAVLVFVPYFARRSPKPKPDPKDRPARTSRFHRKSTDSRAWWERKTGLLAVIALGAFVGSPSPLYLASLHSVTKGRPGGAVGALEVLLLAVVVLLMAEVPIILFALAPDRTAALLHSANAWLAVHGRTIVIVALTGAGVYFTINGLARLIG encoded by the coding sequence ATGCTGTGGGAGGCGGTGCTCGCGGCGCTGATCGCGGGATTCGCGCCGTGGACGCTGCTGATCGTGGCCACGCTGCTCAGCCGCGAGCGTCCGATGCATCACGCGCTGATCTTCCTGGCCACGGCCGCGGCCATCACCCTGCTCGTCGGCTTCCTCGTGGTCGAGGCGCTGGGCAACACCGACCTGGAGAACCGGCACCAGCACCACTCCGTCTCCCCGGCGATCGACCTCGGCCTCGGGATCGCCGTCCTCGTCTTCGTGCCCTACTTCGCCCGGCGGTCGCCGAAGCCGAAACCGGACCCGAAGGACCGGCCGGCCCGGACCTCCCGTTTCCACCGCAAGTCCACGGACTCGCGGGCGTGGTGGGAGCGCAAGACCGGGCTGCTCGCCGTCATCGCGCTCGGCGCGTTCGTCGGCTCGCCCTCGCCGCTCTACCTGGCTTCGCTGCACTCGGTCACCAAAGGCCGCCCGGGCGGCGCGGTCGGCGCCCTCGAGGTGCTGCTGCTCGCGGTCGTCGTGCTGCTCATGGCCGAGGTGCCGATCATCCTGTTCGCCCTGGCCCCGGACCGCACCGCGGCCCTGCTCCACAGCGCCAACGCATGGCTGGCCGTGCACGGGCGCACGATCGTCATCGTGGCGCTGACCGGAGCAGGGGTCTACTTCACCATCAACGGGCTCGCGCGTCTGATCGGCTGA
- a CDS encoding sensor histidine kinase, producing the protein MERVTGPDETRFAHEALLYRGERGFAAQVAAFVREGLDAGEPVAVALTARHADALRDELGADAARVRFPDAADLGRNPARLVPWWRDWVAGNSGGGRCRGVGEPVGGGNGAAWDRACRVHEHMTNAAFEAGPGWRLLCPHDLGLHSPAMIEAVARSHPRICGLPLPPGAGGFDPRGALTAFEEPLPELGKPLFETAFSLPDLPRLRGAVRDHVPALGLRGGQVADFVLVADELAGNSVQHGGGDGRMALWVAEGRAVCEVSDKGLIIDPLAGRRRPDLREHGPGAGLWSANQICELLLIRSAPNEGTTVRGYFDVR; encoded by the coding sequence GTGGAAAGGGTGACGGGGCCGGACGAGACGCGGTTCGCGCATGAGGCGCTGCTGTACCGGGGCGAGCGCGGGTTCGCCGCGCAGGTGGCCGCCTTCGTCCGGGAGGGCCTGGACGCGGGCGAGCCGGTCGCGGTCGCGTTGACCGCGCGGCACGCGGACGCGCTGCGGGACGAGCTCGGCGCGGACGCGGCGCGGGTGCGGTTCCCGGACGCGGCCGATCTCGGCCGCAACCCGGCCCGGCTGGTGCCGTGGTGGCGGGACTGGGTCGCGGGCAACTCCGGCGGCGGCCGGTGCCGCGGTGTGGGCGAGCCGGTGGGCGGCGGGAACGGCGCGGCGTGGGACCGGGCCTGCCGGGTGCACGAGCACATGACCAACGCCGCGTTCGAGGCCGGTCCCGGCTGGCGGCTGCTTTGCCCCCACGACCTCGGGCTGCACTCGCCCGCGATGATCGAGGCGGTCGCCCGCTCCCACCCCCGGATCTGCGGCCTGCCGCTGCCGCCCGGCGCCGGCGGTTTCGACCCGCGCGGCGCGCTCACCGCGTTCGAGGAGCCGCTGCCCGAGCTCGGCAAGCCGCTGTTCGAGACGGCGTTCAGCCTGCCGGATCTGCCCCGGCTGCGCGGAGCGGTCCGGGACCACGTGCCCGCGCTGGGCCTGCGCGGCGGCCAGGTGGCGGACTTCGTCCTGGTGGCGGACGAGCTGGCCGGCAACAGCGTCCAGCACGGCGGCGGCGACGGACGCATGGCCCTGTGGGTGGCCGAGGGCCGCGCCGTGTGCGAGGTAAGCGACAAGGGCTTGATCATCGACCCGTTGGCCGGACGGCGGCGCCCCGACCTGCGCGAGCACGGCCCCGGAGCCGGGCTGTGGAGCGCCAACCAGATCTGCGAACTGCTGCTCATTCGGTCCGCCCCGAACGAGGGGACCACCGTGCGCGGCTACTTCGACGTGCGCTGA
- a CDS encoding VOC family protein, with protein sequence MIDHVSVQVRDFAASCAFYDSVLAPLGGRRLMDEGDAVGYGTEQADFWISDKQSREPAAEVHLAFSAATRDQVHAFYAAALATGTEIMHAPRVWPEYHEFYFAVFVRDPDGNNVEAVCHAPEG encoded by the coding sequence ATGATCGACCACGTCTCCGTCCAGGTCCGCGACTTCGCCGCGAGCTGCGCGTTCTACGACTCCGTCCTCGCCCCGCTCGGCGGGCGGCGGCTGATGGACGAGGGCGACGCGGTCGGGTACGGCACGGAGCAGGCGGACTTCTGGATCTCCGACAAGCAGTCCCGGGAACCCGCGGCGGAGGTGCACCTGGCTTTCTCCGCCGCGACCCGCGACCAGGTGCACGCGTTCTACGCCGCGGCCCTCGCGACCGGAACCGAGATCATGCACGCGCCGCGGGTGTGGCCGGAGTACCACGAGTTCTACTTCGCCGTGTTCGTGCGCGACCCCGACGGCAACAACGTGGAAGCGGTCTGCCACGCGCCCGAGGGCTGA
- a CDS encoding pyridoxamine 5'-phosphate oxidase family protein, with translation MTDLTPLASKNLGERYGLPVVDWARAEEALAQGPTPEVTYFIGTCRPDGTPHAAGLGAQWSQGALYFTSNPTTRKARDLAVNPRCTMSVRLPGVDLVLEGEARRETDAATLERIAAGYRAGGWPAEVQDDALTAPYSAPSAGPAPWHVYRFTLHAAVGLTTTEPGGATRWTFAH, from the coding sequence ATGACCGATCTGACCCCCCTCGCGTCCAAGAACCTCGGCGAACGCTACGGCCTGCCGGTCGTCGACTGGGCCCGCGCCGAGGAGGCGCTGGCCCAGGGGCCGACGCCGGAAGTCACCTACTTCATCGGCACCTGCCGGCCGGACGGCACGCCGCACGCCGCCGGACTCGGCGCCCAGTGGAGTCAGGGCGCGCTCTACTTCACCAGCAACCCGACCACCCGCAAGGCCCGCGATCTGGCCGTCAACCCGCGGTGCACGATGTCGGTGCGGCTGCCCGGCGTCGACCTCGTCCTCGAGGGCGAGGCGCGCCGGGAGACGGACGCGGCCACCCTCGAGCGCATCGCGGCCGGCTACCGGGCCGGCGGCTGGCCCGCCGAGGTGCAGGACGACGCGCTCACCGCGCCCTACAGCGCGCCCAGCGCCGGCCCGGCACCCTGGCACGTGTACCGCTTCACCCTGCACGCCGCGGTCGGCCTGACCACCACGGAACCCGGTGGCGCGACGCGCTGGACCTTCGCGCACTGA